The sequence GGTCTTGACGTATTCGCTCTGCGCCTCGACGGCCTTCTCGACGCTGCTCGAGGAAAGGATCTTTTCGAGCGCCGCGGAGCCGGTCTCGAAGCTCTTCTTCGAATAATCCGCGGCTTCGACCGCGATCGCCTGGAGGCCCTGACTCATCGAGCCGAAGCTCTTCATCGCAAGATCGACGCTTTCCTTGCTTGCCTTCTGCATGCCCTCGAAATCCTGGATCAAAGAAAGGCCCTCCGCGTAAGAACCCCGCGCCATAGCGGGTTCAATACGGAGCACGTTCAGGCAGCCCGGGGCCGGAGTCAAGAAATTTTGTTGCACCGCACAATTGCGGCATGGCGAGCGCGACGCTGCGGCAGGCCGCGCCAGCCCCAAAATGGGACCCAAACCTGCCCCCTGATTTTTACGGATTCGTAACGGCGTTTCCTTAGCTTCCATTCATCAGGCCGGAAAGCCACGCCGAATTGGCGGGAGCGCGCTTTCTGGGGCCCGGAATGGAAATATGGAACGAAAGCGCAGGCGGCCGCCATTTCGGTCCGTCGGCGGCAAAATTCCAGAACCGCCATTCTTGCCTCAAAAAAGTTCCGGTCTTGGGGTCAGTTGGTAATTGGGCACTGCCGGAGTTGA is a genomic window of Kaistia defluvii containing:
- a CDS encoding phasin family protein, coding for MQKASKESVDLAMKSFGSMSQGLQAIAVEAADYSKKSFETGSAALEKILSSSSVEKAVEAQSEYVKTAYEGYVGQMSKFGAMMTEMTRDAYKPFEGLFGKFPS